One segment of Fibrobacter sp. UWB11 DNA contains the following:
- a CDS encoding OmpA family protein, protein MKKLALILALAQAAVFAQTGLLGGKTGLHQQDANTIGFFHFRVGTGGTIATDNWGYTRGALFTDRFGRTQHLDVWDARMEKGRIDGALAGNFNFTFGLRDDLDISVSLPIYYDHAKDYSGEAIRAHMGEGGLGDLQFYAKYRTPHLFGPDYMTTAAVVDLTLPTGWKGVGMRPRHAWFLDNEGGPTYAYTANSVMLGLTGVVAVDYTKKGVPLTWNSSLGLMIGFGDASNTLVYSTGVNWLVNDYFQPFLEFSGEMRFGNDAYPFSPITDPMVLTPGINVKIPFFNIDFAAGIDIGIGNLVDGYDRKDAMDNCKDFQIKYKGENGYRASYCYVSQPLIAGIAKLTWTFGFDGDDDNDGVKNRKDKCPDTFPPIVVDEDGCGIDTDEDKVFDGLDKCPDTPKGVPVDSVGCPFDTDEDGVYDYKDMCPDTPKGVPVDSVGCPFDTDEDGVLDYKDQCPNTPKGVKVDSVGCPLDTDKDGVFDGPDKCPNTPEGVAVDADGCPLDTDKDGVPDYRDKCPNTLPGIKVNKRGCPLRRKEDLDYLKKGIQFEFDSAKLLKSSYPTLDDIIALLEKIPEVKLEVQGHTDIVGTEDYNQKLSEDRAHSVTDYFQSKGIPGERLRAIGFGTRVPIADNVTDEGRAKNRRVELIPFGYYTEGDSTVAAPSDSLLNDSTAVPPPTKSEVKPESKPEVKVKLKVDPTKKVRSASKAGSRRKKEIEAKAAKAVEELKAEVKTKAEEIKAKAAPPAEAPKPAAEAAPAKTSAPAPAAPAANP, encoded by the coding sequence ATGAAAAAACTTGCTTTGATTCTCGCACTTGCGCAGGCGGCGGTCTTTGCTCAGACCGGTCTCCTGGGGGGTAAAACCGGCCTCCACCAGCAAGATGCGAATACGATTGGATTTTTCCACTTCCGTGTGGGTACGGGTGGTACCATAGCAACCGATAACTGGGGCTATACTCGTGGCGCCTTGTTTACGGACCGCTTTGGACGTACCCAGCATCTCGATGTGTGGGATGCCCGCATGGAAAAGGGCCGTATTGACGGTGCTTTGGCCGGTAATTTCAACTTCACGTTCGGTCTGCGTGATGACTTGGACATTTCTGTAAGTCTCCCGATTTACTATGACCACGCGAAGGATTACTCCGGTGAAGCTATCCGCGCTCACATGGGCGAGGGTGGCCTCGGCGACTTGCAGTTCTATGCCAAGTACCGCACACCGCATTTGTTTGGCCCGGATTACATGACGACCGCAGCTGTTGTCGACCTTACGCTCCCGACCGGTTGGAAGGGCGTGGGTATGCGTCCGCGTCACGCCTGGTTCCTCGATAACGAAGGTGGCCCGACGTATGCCTACACGGCAAACAGCGTAATGCTCGGCCTTACGGGTGTTGTCGCCGTAGACTATACCAAGAAGGGAGTTCCGCTGACGTGGAATTCTTCTCTTGGACTCATGATCGGCTTTGGCGATGCCTCGAACACGCTTGTCTATAGCACTGGCGTGAACTGGCTCGTGAATGATTACTTCCAGCCGTTCCTTGAATTCAGTGGCGAAATGCGCTTTGGTAACGATGCGTATCCGTTCAGCCCGATTACCGACCCGATGGTACTCACGCCGGGTATCAATGTGAAGATTCCGTTCTTCAACATTGACTTTGCTGCTGGTATCGATATCGGTATTGGGAACCTTGTTGATGGCTATGATCGAAAAGATGCCATGGACAACTGCAAGGATTTCCAGATCAAGTACAAGGGTGAAAATGGCTACCGCGCCAGTTATTGCTATGTGTCCCAGCCGCTTATTGCCGGTATCGCAAAGCTTACGTGGACGTTTGGCTTTGACGGTGACGACGACAACGATGGCGTAAAGAACCGCAAGGACAAGTGCCCGGATACGTTCCCGCCGATTGTCGTGGACGAAGACGGCTGCGGTATCGATACGGATGAAGACAAGGTCTTTGACGGTCTTGACAAGTGCCCGGATACGCCGAAGGGCGTGCCTGTGGATAGCGTCGGCTGCCCGTTCGATACGGACGAAGATGGCGTCTATGATTATAAGGATATGTGCCCGGATACGCCGAAGGGTGTGCCTGTGGACAGCGTCGGTTGCCCGTTCGATACGGACGAAGACGGCGTGCTGGATTACAAGGATCAGTGCCCGAATACGCCGAAGGGCGTCAAGGTTGATTCTGTTGGCTGCCCGCTCGACACCGACAAGGATGGAGTCTTTGATGGACCGGATAAGTGCCCGAATACGCCGGAAGGTGTTGCCGTGGATGCTGATGGTTGCCCGCTTGATACCGATAAGGATGGCGTGCCGGATTACCGCGACAAGTGCCCGAATACGCTCCCGGGAATCAAGGTGAATAAGCGTGGTTGCCCGTTGCGTCGTAAGGAAGACTTGGATTACCTCAAGAAGGGTATCCAGTTCGAATTCGACTCGGCAAAGCTCTTGAAGTCCAGTTACCCGACTTTGGATGACATTATCGCTCTCTTGGAAAAGATTCCAGAAGTGAAACTTGAAGTCCAGGGCCATACGGATATCGTGGGTACTGAAGATTACAACCAGAAGCTTTCTGAAGATCGTGCTCACTCTGTGACGGATTACTTCCAGTCGAAGGGTATTCCTGGCGAACGTCTCCGTGCAATCGGCTTTGGTACTCGCGTGCCTATTGCTGATAACGTAACGGACGAAGGCCGTGCCAAGAACCGCCGCGTGGAACTCATCCCGTTCGGTTACTACACCGAAGGCGATAGCACCGTGGCTGCACCGTCTGATTCGCTTTTGAACGACAGCACAGCCGTGCCGCCTCCGACAAAGTCCGAGGTGAAACCGGAATCCAAGCCCGAAGTGAAGGTGAAACTCAAAGTGGATCCGACAAAGAAGGTGAGGTCGGCATCGAAGGCTGGTTCTAGGCGCAAAAAGGAAATTGAGGCAAAAGCCGCTAAGGCCGTTGAAGAACTGAAAGCCGAAGTGAAAACGAAGGCTGAAGAAATCAAGGCCAAGGCCGCTCCGCCTGCGGAAGCGCCGAAGCCTGCAGCTGAAGCTGCGCCGGCGAAGACAAGTGCGCCGGCCCCGGCAGCACCTGCCGCTAATCCGTAA